From Streptomyces sp. GSL17-111, one genomic window encodes:
- the purB gene encoding adenylosuccinate lyase, giving the protein MTDKPRIPNVLAGRYASAELAVLWSPEYKVTLERRLWLAVLRAQKDLGIDVPDGAPADYERVLEDVDLASIARREQVTRHDVKARIEEFNALAGHEQVHKGMTSRDLTENVEQLQIRLSLELVRDRTVALLARLGALAGQHAALVMTGRSHNVAAQATTLGKRFASAADELLVAFARLEDLLGRYPLRGVKGPVGTSQDMLDLLGGDAAKLSELEERVAAHLGFARSLTSVGQVYPRSLDHDVVSALVQLASAPSSLAKTIRLMAGQELVTEGFKEGQVGSSAMPHKMNTRSCERVNGLAVVLRGYASMAAELAGDQWNEGDVSCSVVRRIALPDAFFAFDGMLETFLTVLDEFGAFPAVVARELDRYLPFLATTKVLMAAVRAGVGRETAHEAIKEHAVASALALRAGGERNELLDRLADDARIPLDRAGLTELMADRLAFTGAAGEQVAAVVARVEEVTRAHPEAAAYTPGAIL; this is encoded by the coding sequence GTGACTGACAAGCCGCGCATCCCGAACGTCCTCGCAGGCCGCTACGCCTCCGCAGAGCTGGCCGTCCTGTGGTCCCCGGAGTACAAGGTGACCTTGGAGCGCCGCCTGTGGCTGGCCGTGCTGCGGGCCCAGAAGGATCTGGGCATCGACGTCCCGGACGGCGCGCCGGCGGACTACGAGCGGGTCCTCGAGGACGTCGACCTCGCCTCGATCGCCCGCCGCGAGCAGGTGACCCGGCACGACGTGAAGGCGCGGATCGAGGAGTTCAACGCGCTGGCCGGTCACGAGCAGGTGCACAAGGGCATGACCTCGCGCGACCTCACGGAGAACGTCGAGCAGCTCCAGATCCGGTTGTCGCTGGAGCTGGTCCGCGACCGCACGGTGGCGCTCCTGGCCCGGCTGGGCGCGCTCGCCGGTCAGCACGCGGCGCTGGTCATGACCGGGCGTTCGCACAACGTGGCGGCGCAGGCCACCACGCTCGGCAAGCGGTTCGCGTCGGCGGCCGACGAACTGCTCGTCGCCTTCGCCCGACTGGAGGACCTGCTCGGCCGCTACCCGCTGCGCGGTGTCAAGGGGCCCGTCGGTACGTCGCAGGACATGCTGGACCTGCTGGGCGGCGACGCGGCGAAGCTGTCCGAACTGGAGGAGCGCGTCGCGGCCCACCTCGGCTTCGCGCGCAGCCTCACCTCGGTGGGGCAGGTCTATCCCCGTTCCCTGGACCACGACGTCGTCAGCGCACTGGTCCAGCTCGCCTCGGCACCGTCCTCGCTGGCGAAGACGATCCGGCTGATGGCGGGCCAGGAACTGGTGACGGAGGGCTTCAAGGAGGGCCAGGTCGGCTCCTCCGCGATGCCGCACAAGATGAACACGCGCTCGTGCGAGCGCGTGAACGGCCTGGCGGTCGTCCTGCGCGGCTACGCGTCGATGGCCGCTGAGCTGGCCGGTGACCAGTGGAACGAGGGTGACGTGTCCTGCTCGGTCGTGCGGCGGATCGCGCTGCCGGACGCCTTCTTCGCCTTCGACGGGATGCTGGAGACGTTCCTGACCGTGCTCGACGAGTTCGGCGCCTTTCCGGCCGTCGTCGCGCGGGAGCTGGACCGGTACCTGCCCTTCCTGGCCACGACCAAGGTGCTCATGGCGGCCGTGCGGGCCGGGGTGGGCCGGGAGACGGCGCACGAGGCGATCAAGGAGCACGCCGTGGCGTCGGCTCTGGCGCTGCGAGCCGGCGGGGAGCGCAACGAGCTGCTGGACCGGCTCGCGGACGACGCGCGCATTCCGCTGGACCGGGCGGGCCTCACGGAGCTGATGGCGGACCGGCTGGCGTTCACGGGTGCGGCCGGCGAGCAGGTCGCGGCCGTCGTCGCGCGCGTCGAGGAGGTCACCCGGGCCCACCCGGAGGCCGCTGCCTACACGCCGGGCGCCATTCTCTGA
- a CDS encoding ROK family protein, with the protein MGRLTGGDPSLLRRINSAVVLRALRGAQESPTLTDLVGATGLSRPTVEGVVDGLVGAGLVTEAAGVSATRRQGRPARRFRFRAEAGHLLGIEIGPHRVSAVLSDLTGRPVGTAERTATEEASAGERLERVRAAVSDLLRRSEVARSTLRCVGVGTPGIVSGDGSLRLCTALPGWTGLPLGERLRRSFRCPVIVENDANAAVLAERWQGAARGCEDVVMVLAGLSPGAGSLIGGRLHRGFGGAAGEIGALHLLGREASPERLLSTTGEPLHPLDEAAVARVFRAAGSGDEQARLAVERYIRRLVHDVAALVLALDPELVVIGGWAAGLDGVLVPLRKELERYCLRPPRVELSVLGEAAVATGALRVALNHVEEQLFSVEAASA; encoded by the coding sequence GTGGGGAGGCTCACCGGTGGGGATCCGTCCCTGCTGCGCAGGATCAACTCCGCTGTCGTGCTGCGGGCCCTGCGGGGTGCGCAGGAGTCACCGACCCTGACCGACCTGGTCGGCGCGACGGGCCTGTCCCGACCCACGGTCGAGGGGGTCGTCGACGGCCTCGTCGGCGCCGGCCTGGTCACCGAGGCGGCCGGCGTGTCGGCCACCCGGCGGCAGGGCAGGCCGGCCCGGCGCTTCCGCTTCCGCGCGGAGGCCGGCCACCTGCTGGGCATCGAGATCGGGCCGCACCGCGTCTCGGCCGTGCTGTCCGACCTGACCGGACGTCCGGTGGGTACGGCGGAGCGGACCGCCACCGAGGAGGCGTCCGCCGGTGAACGGCTGGAACGTGTCCGGGCCGCCGTCTCCGACCTGCTGCGCCGCAGCGAGGTGGCCCGCTCCACCCTGCGCTGCGTCGGGGTGGGGACGCCGGGCATCGTCAGCGGGGACGGCAGCCTGCGGCTGTGCACGGCGCTGCCGGGGTGGACCGGACTGCCGCTGGGCGAGCGGCTCCGGAGGTCCTTCCGCTGCCCGGTGATCGTGGAGAACGACGCCAACGCGGCGGTGCTCGCCGAGCGTTGGCAGGGTGCCGCGCGGGGCTGCGAGGACGTGGTCATGGTGCTGGCCGGGCTCAGTCCGGGTGCCGGTTCGCTGATCGGGGGGCGGCTGCACCGGGGGTTCGGAGGGGCGGCCGGGGAGATCGGCGCCCTGCACCTCCTCGGCCGCGAGGCCTCCCCCGAACGGCTGTTGTCGACGACCGGCGAGCCGCTTCATCCGCTGGACGAGGCGGCCGTGGCCCGGGTCTTCCGCGCGGCGGGCAGCGGCGACGAGCAGGCCCGGCTCGCCGTGGAGCGGTACATCAGGCGGCTCGTGCACGACGTGGCGGCACTCGTACTGGCCCTCGACCCGGAGCTGGTGGTGATCGGCGGTTGGGCGGCGGGACTCGACGGCGTCCTGGTGCCGCTGCGCAAGGAGCTGGAGCGCTACTGCCTGCGCCCGCCGCGCGTGGAGCTGTCCGTCCTCGGAGAGGCGGCGGTGGCCACCGGGGCGTTGCGGGTGGCGCTGAACCACGTGGAGGAGCAGTTGTTCTCCGTGGAGGCCGCTTCGGCGTGA
- a CDS encoding chaplin, producing MRRMAKTAALLAAATAVILTGAGTASADAGAEGAAVGSPGVLSGNVVQIPVHVPINVCGNSVGVIAALNGAAGNVCVND from the coding sequence ATGCGACGCATGGCGAAGACCGCGGCACTGCTCGCGGCGGCCACCGCCGTCATCCTCACCGGCGCGGGCACCGCCTCCGCCGACGCCGGCGCCGAGGGTGCCGCCGTCGGCTCCCCGGGCGTCCTGTCCGGCAACGTCGTCCAGATCCCGGTGCACGTGCCGATCAACGTCTGCGGCAACAGCGTCGGCGTCATCGCCGCCCTCAACGGGGCGGCCGGCAATGTGTGCGTCAACGACTGA
- a CDS encoding DUF885 domain-containing protein yields MSETTRTAPLPRQIADAYVDALVQLDPVAGTDLGVREVAGRLPDFSPDGGRAVADLQRATLASLADAADLPDAADPAERRCARLLRERLTAELAVRDAGEPLRAVGNLSSPLQLTRMAFTIMPTEDEEDWAAVAQRLRAVPTALAGYRESLAAGLAAGLPGGPRQVTTVVGQLAEWVGTAGSGGWFGAFAARGPQSLSGELDAAARAATGALEELRGWLREDYGPAVVGAPDIVGRERYARWARYWNGTDLDLEEAYAYGWSEFHRLHAEMRKEAVRIVPDASDPWAVMRHLRTHGQVIEGVETTRRWLQDLMDEAIDALDGTHFELAGPVRRVESMIAPPGGAAAPYYTSPSLDFTRPGRTWLPTLGHDRFPVFDLVSTWYHEGVPGHHLQLAQWVHRAEHLSRYQTTVGMVSANAEGWALYAERLMDELGFLADPERRLGYLDAQMMRAIRVIIDIGMHLEMRIPDDSPFRPGEVWTPASAQEFFARHTGQHEESVESELVRYLGLPGQAIGYKLGERVWLAGRDAARARAGAAFDAKAWHMAALSQGSLGLDDLAVELARL; encoded by the coding sequence ATGTCCGAGACCACGCGTACCGCCCCACTCCCCCGTCAGATCGCTGACGCCTACGTCGACGCCCTTGTTCAGCTCGACCCCGTGGCCGGCACGGACCTGGGGGTGCGTGAGGTCGCCGGGCGGCTCCCGGACTTCTCCCCCGACGGCGGGCGGGCCGTCGCCGACCTCCAGCGCGCGACGCTCGCCTCGCTGGCCGACGCCGCGGACCTGCCGGACGCCGCCGACCCGGCGGAACGGCGGTGTGCCCGACTGCTCCGGGAACGGCTCACGGCCGAGCTGGCCGTACGGGACGCGGGCGAGCCGCTGCGGGCCGTCGGCAACCTCAGCTCACCGTTGCAGCTGACCCGCATGGCCTTCACCATCATGCCGACCGAGGACGAGGAGGACTGGGCCGCGGTCGCCCAGCGGCTGCGGGCCGTGCCCACAGCCCTGGCGGGGTACCGGGAGTCCTTGGCGGCCGGGCTGGCGGCCGGGCTGCCCGGCGGCCCGCGTCAGGTCACCACCGTCGTCGGCCAGCTGGCCGAGTGGGTCGGCACGGCCGGTTCCGGTGGGTGGTTCGGGGCGTTCGCGGCCAGGGGGCCGCAGTCCCTGAGCGGTGAGCTCGACGCGGCGGCCCGGGCCGCCACCGGTGCGCTGGAGGAGCTGCGCGGCTGGCTCAGGGAGGACTACGGGCCCGCGGTGGTCGGCGCGCCCGACATCGTCGGACGGGAGCGGTACGCCCGCTGGGCACGCTACTGGAACGGGACCGACCTGGATCTGGAAGAGGCCTACGCCTACGGCTGGTCGGAGTTCCACCGCCTGCACGCGGAGATGCGCAAGGAGGCCGTCCGGATCGTCCCGGACGCGTCCGACCCGTGGGCGGTCATGCGGCACCTGCGGACCCACGGGCAGGTGATCGAGGGCGTCGAGACGACCCGCAGGTGGCTGCAGGACCTCATGGACGAGGCCATCGACGCCCTGGACGGCACACACTTCGAACTGGCCGGGCCCGTCCGGCGCGTGGAGTCCATGATCGCCCCTCCCGGCGGGGCCGCGGCGCCCTACTACACGTCGCCCTCGCTGGACTTCACCCGCCCCGGGCGCACCTGGCTGCCGACCCTGGGGCACGACCGCTTCCCCGTGTTCGACCTCGTCAGCACCTGGTACCACGAAGGAGTACCGGGACACCACCTGCAACTGGCGCAGTGGGTGCACCGGGCCGAGCACCTCTCCCGCTACCAGACGACGGTGGGCATGGTGAGCGCGAACGCGGAGGGGTGGGCGCTGTACGCGGAGCGGCTCATGGACGAACTGGGCTTCCTGGCGGACCCGGAGCGCCGGCTGGGCTACCTCGACGCCCAGATGATGCGGGCGATCCGGGTGATCATCGACATCGGCATGCACCTGGAGATGCGCATTCCCGACGACTCCCCGTTCCGGCCCGGCGAGGTCTGGACCCCGGCGTCGGCGCAGGAGTTCTTCGCCCGGCACACCGGGCAGCACGAGGAGTCGGTCGAGAGCGAGCTGGTGCGGTACCTCGGGCTGCCCGGGCAGGCGATCGGCTACAAGCTCGGCGAGCGGGTGTGGCTGGCGGGCCGGGACGCGGCGCGCGCCCGTGCGGGAGCGGCCTTCGACGCGAAGGCCTGGCACATGGCCGCGCTGAGCCAGGGCTCCCTGGGGCTGGACGACCTGGCGGTGGAGCTGGCCCGGCTGTGA
- a CDS encoding GntR family transcriptional regulator, translating to MGTTQVDTVPEPKYWHLKTVLSEALDTEFAVGQVLPNERDLAARYGVARATLRQALEQLELEGRLQRRRGVGTTVAPPRMGVDVATDPGGWPGTTEDAWRIEDCSFAAPPTAVARLLTGHPSGPCHVLRRVRSERGQHVATEVLHVPAGVTGEVAGSGAARGGAVLRALHRLELDGQDRSVELGSARADDARRLDRLPGSPVLVVTTRYVAGGTTVAVAVATYRADTCRLTFGDLLGADLLAG from the coding sequence GTGGGGACCACACAGGTGGACACGGTGCCGGAGCCGAAGTACTGGCACCTCAAGACAGTGCTGTCCGAAGCCCTCGACACCGAGTTCGCCGTGGGCCAGGTGCTGCCCAACGAGCGGGACCTGGCGGCCCGCTACGGAGTCGCCAGGGCGACGCTCCGGCAGGCCCTCGAACAGCTTGAGCTGGAAGGGCGGCTGCAGCGCCGGCGCGGTGTGGGCACTACCGTCGCGCCACCGCGCATGGGGGTGGACGTCGCCACCGATCCCGGTGGCTGGCCGGGTACCACCGAGGACGCCTGGCGGATCGAGGACTGCTCCTTCGCGGCACCGCCCACCGCCGTCGCCCGGCTGCTGACCGGGCATCCATCGGGACCGTGCCATGTGCTGCGACGCGTCCGCAGCGAACGCGGACAGCACGTGGCGACCGAGGTCCTCCACGTGCCGGCCGGTGTCACCGGAGAAGTGGCGGGTTCCGGCGCGGCCCGAGGCGGCGCCGTGCTGAGGGCCCTGCACCGTCTGGAACTCGACGGGCAGGACCGCTCGGTCGAGCTCGGTTCCGCGCGGGCGGACGACGCGCGCCGACTGGACCGGTTGCCCGGCTCCCCGGTGCTGGTCGTCACCACCCGCTACGTGGCCGGGGGGACGACGGTGGCCGTGGCGGTCGCCACGTACCGGGCCGACACCTGCCGACTCACCTTCGGCGACCTGCTGGGCGCCGACCTGCTGGCCGGCTGA
- a CDS encoding Lrp/AsnC family transcriptional regulator, producing MTESVRLDPVDLEILRLLQNDARTTYRDLAAAVGLAPSTCLDRVTRLRRSGLILGHELRLDPAKLGRSVEALLLVQVRPHRRDLIGPFVDRVRALPESRSLFHLTGPDDYLVHVAVTGTADLQRLVLDEFTSRKEVARVETRLIFQHWSCGPLLPPQEPGPGSAD from the coding sequence ATGACCGAATCCGTGCGACTAGATCCGGTCGATCTGGAGATTCTGCGGCTCCTTCAGAACGATGCCCGGACGACGTACCGCGATCTCGCCGCCGCCGTGGGACTCGCCCCGTCGACCTGTCTGGACCGGGTGACGCGGCTGCGACGCAGCGGGCTGATCCTGGGCCACGAACTGCGTCTGGACCCGGCGAAGCTCGGCCGCTCGGTCGAGGCGCTCCTGCTGGTGCAGGTCCGTCCCCACCGCAGGGACCTCATCGGCCCCTTCGTGGACCGCGTCCGTGCCCTGCCCGAGTCCCGTTCGCTGTTCCACCTGACCGGGCCCGACGACTACCTGGTGCACGTGGCCGTCACCGGCACGGCCGACCTCCAGCGGCTCGTGCTCGACGAGTTCACCTCACGCAAGGAGGTGGCACGGGTCGAGACGCGGCTGATCTTCCAGCACTGGTCCTGCGGGCCGCTGCTCCCGCCGCAGGAGCCCGGGCCCGGTTCGGCGGACTGA
- a CDS encoding trans-sulfuration enzyme family protein, whose product MDTTPSASGTPDARAPYRTTGALATHAVHAGREDLAALGLHAAPLDLSTTYPSSDSRSEGLRLDEFAATGAQLEGPPVYARLDNPTVGRFEQALARLEGTESAVAFASGMAALTAVLLARSAAGLRHVVAVRPLYGCSDHLLSGGLLGTEVTWTDPEGIADAVRPDTALVMVETPANPTLAEVDLDAVARACGQVPLLVDNTFATPVLQRPLEHGARFVLHSATKYLGGHGDVLGGVVACDEEFARDLRRIRFATGGVLHPLAGYLLLRGLSTLPVRVKEQSATAAELARRLAADPRVTAVHYPRLGGAMVAFEVRDDPHEVISGVRLITPAVSLGSVDTLIQHPGSISHRIVAAGDREAGGISEKLLRMSVGLEDVEDLWQDLDLALSGLRPRPEPRRETAVR is encoded by the coding sequence ATGGACACGACACCTTCCGCGTCGGGCACCCCCGACGCCCGGGCCCCGTACCGCACCACGGGGGCCCTGGCCACGCACGCCGTGCACGCCGGGCGCGAAGACCTCGCCGCCCTCGGCCTGCACGCCGCTCCGCTGGACCTGTCCACGACCTACCCCAGCTCCGACAGCCGGTCCGAGGGCCTGCGGCTGGACGAGTTCGCGGCCACGGGGGCACAGCTGGAGGGCCCGCCCGTGTACGCCCGGCTGGACAACCCCACCGTCGGCCGTTTCGAGCAGGCACTCGCCCGGCTGGAGGGCACCGAGTCGGCCGTCGCCTTCGCCAGTGGCATGGCCGCCCTCACGGCGGTCCTGCTCGCCCGTTCGGCCGCCGGGCTGCGCCACGTCGTCGCCGTCCGGCCGTTGTACGGCTGCAGCGACCACCTGCTGAGCGGCGGGCTGCTGGGCACCGAGGTCACCTGGACCGATCCGGAGGGCATCGCCGACGCCGTCCGCCCCGACACCGCGCTGGTCATGGTGGAGACACCGGCCAACCCCACGCTGGCCGAGGTGGACCTCGACGCGGTCGCACGCGCCTGCGGCCAGGTGCCGCTGCTCGTCGACAACACCTTCGCCACCCCCGTGCTCCAGCGCCCCCTGGAGCACGGGGCCCGGTTCGTGCTGCACAGCGCGACGAAGTACCTGGGAGGTCACGGGGACGTCCTCGGCGGCGTGGTCGCCTGCGACGAGGAGTTCGCCCGTGACCTGCGCCGCATCCGCTTCGCCACCGGCGGGGTGCTGCACCCGCTGGCGGGCTATCTGCTGCTGCGCGGGCTGTCCACCCTGCCCGTGCGGGTGAAGGAGCAGTCCGCGACGGCCGCGGAACTGGCCCGCCGCCTGGCCGCCGACCCCCGGGTCACCGCCGTCCACTACCCCCGGCTCGGTGGCGCGATGGTGGCCTTCGAGGTGCGCGACGATCCGCACGAGGTGATCTCCGGCGTACGTCTCATCACTCCGGCCGTCAGCCTCGGCAGTGTCGACACGCTCATCCAGCACCCCGGGTCGATCAGCCACCGCATCGTGGCAGCCGGGGACCGGGAGGCCGGTGGGATCAGCGAGAAGCTGCTGCGCATGTCCGTGGGCCTGGAGGACGTCGAGGACCTGTGGCAGGACCTCGACCTCGCGCTCAGCGGCCTTCGGCCCCGGCCGGAGCCGCGACGGGAGACAGCGGTGCGCTGA
- a CDS encoding SDR family oxidoreductase, translated as MAQRVTVVTGSSRGIGAAVARRLAADGHHVGVGYVRDREAAERTVAAVREAGARAVAVRVDTSDETQVDVLFGTVTRELGPVTGLVNNAGVTGPLGRLTETSTADMRRVIDVNVLGALYCARRAALAMSRRHGGRGGAVVNVSSAAATLGGPGEYVHYAASKAALDALTVGLSKELAEEGVRVNAVQPGMITTDIHAAMGDAGRPWRHPERVPMRRPGEPEEVAGAVAWLLSPEASYTTGAVLRVAGGL; from the coding sequence ATGGCGCAGCGGGTCACCGTGGTCACGGGGAGCAGCCGGGGGATCGGGGCGGCGGTGGCGCGGAGGCTGGCCGCCGACGGACACCATGTCGGCGTCGGCTACGTGCGGGACCGCGAGGCAGCCGAGCGGACGGTGGCCGCGGTCCGGGAGGCCGGCGCCCGGGCCGTCGCGGTGCGGGTGGACACCAGCGACGAGACGCAGGTCGACGTCCTGTTCGGCACGGTGACCCGGGAGTTGGGGCCCGTGACGGGGCTGGTCAACAACGCCGGCGTCACCGGACCGCTGGGGCGCCTCACCGAGACCTCCACCGCCGACATGCGCCGCGTCATCGACGTCAACGTGCTCGGCGCCCTGTACTGCGCCCGACGTGCGGCCCTGGCGATGTCGCGGCGGCACGGCGGCCGGGGCGGCGCCGTCGTCAACGTCTCCTCGGCGGCCGCGACGCTGGGCGGACCGGGCGAGTACGTGCACTACGCGGCGAGCAAGGCCGCGCTCGACGCCCTGACGGTGGGGCTGTCGAAGGAACTGGCCGAGGAGGGGGTGCGCGTCAACGCGGTGCAGCCGGGGATGATCACGACCGACATCCACGCGGCCATGGGCGACGCCGGGCGGCCGTGGCGACATCCCGAGCGGGTGCCCATGCGCCGGCCCGGGGAGCCCGAGGAGGTCGCCGGAGCGGTCGCGTGGCTCCTGTCACCGGAGGCGTCCTACACCACGGGAGCCGTACTGCGGGTCGCCGGCGGCCTGTGA
- a CDS encoding GNAT family N-acetyltransferase encodes MSEASNVPTAPATPRGHHRRAGWWPRRRRQAERSPGAAPDTGTAAAPEGGAHPSAHPPVLWRMRTTVPERPGALAALCAALAEAEVDILALQTHPLGESATVDEFMLRAPEALEKNRLVALAVAGGGRDTWLERADTHELVDVPTRVLAVATRTALDTAELPLALRAMLGRCTIRSVPAVSLSGKPMSDPVPPEGVLEETVLRLPDPSGGAIVVERPQLPFTPTEFARARALVELDAQLGQRVPRRRDLLTLPEGNPITVRRADTGDVEAAVAMHERCSEDTLRLRYHGPVRDADRYLAHLLSPRFGRTLAVETASGRLVALGHLLWDGDEAEVALLVEDDWQHRGIGGELLGRLVRMAVEAGYESVYAVTRSANTGMVATMRGLGLPLDYQIEEGTMVISAPLSPVAAPAGAEGR; translated from the coding sequence ATGTCTGAAGCGTCGAACGTCCCCACCGCCCCGGCCACCCCGCGCGGGCACCACCGGCGCGCCGGGTGGTGGCCTCGGCGCCGAAGGCAGGCCGAACGGTCACCCGGCGCGGCCCCGGATACGGGCACCGCCGCCGCGCCGGAGGGAGGCGCGCACCCGAGCGCGCACCCGCCGGTGCTGTGGCGGATGCGGACGACGGTTCCCGAGCGCCCCGGGGCCCTCGCGGCCCTGTGCGCCGCGCTCGCCGAGGCCGAGGTCGACATCCTGGCGCTGCAGACACACCCGTTGGGCGAATCGGCGACCGTGGACGAGTTCATGCTCCGTGCCCCGGAGGCGCTGGAGAAGAACCGCCTCGTCGCCCTCGCGGTGGCGGGCGGCGGGCGGGACACCTGGCTGGAGCGGGCGGACACCCACGAACTCGTCGACGTGCCCACCAGGGTGCTGGCCGTGGCCACCCGCACGGCGCTGGACACCGCCGAACTCCCCCTGGCCCTGCGCGCGATGCTCGGCCGCTGCACCATCCGTTCGGTCCCCGCCGTCTCCCTGAGCGGGAAGCCGATGAGCGATCCGGTCCCCCCGGAGGGGGTCCTAGAGGAGACGGTGCTGCGGCTGCCCGACCCGTCGGGCGGTGCCATCGTGGTGGAGCGACCGCAGCTCCCGTTCACCCCGACCGAGTTCGCGCGAGCCCGGGCCCTGGTGGAGCTGGACGCGCAGCTCGGGCAGCGGGTGCCGCGCCGCCGCGACCTCCTGACCCTCCCCGAGGGCAACCCCATCACCGTCCGGCGGGCCGACACGGGCGATGTGGAGGCAGCGGTGGCGATGCACGAGCGCTGCTCGGAGGACACGCTGCGGCTGCGCTACCACGGCCCGGTGCGTGACGCCGACCGCTACCTGGCCCACCTGCTGTCACCCCGTTTCGGGCGGACCCTCGCGGTGGAGACGGCGTCCGGGCGGCTCGTGGCCCTCGGGCACCTGCTGTGGGACGGCGACGAGGCCGAGGTGGCCCTCCTCGTCGAGGACGACTGGCAGCACCGCGGGATCGGCGGCGAACTGCTCGGCCGGCTGGTGCGGATGGCGGTCGAGGCCGGGTACGAGAGCGTCTACGCCGTGACGCGGTCGGCCAACACCGGCATGGTCGCGACCATGCGCGGCCTCGGCCTGCCGCTCGACTACCAGATCGAGGAGGGCACCATGGTGATCAGCGCACCGCTGTCTCCCGTCGCGGCTCCGGCCGGGGCCGAAGGCCGCTGA